From Scatophagus argus isolate fScaArg1 chromosome 2, fScaArg1.pri, whole genome shotgun sequence:
ATGTgtattgtgtttgcatttttaaacaatcataatgtatgtatatttatttccTTGCACTATCAAATGTTGTTCTAAAAAGCATAGCATCATATAATGCTGACAGTGCAGATACACTCGAGCATAAAAGCCATAGTTCACATGTATGTCTGTTGTTGTATCTggcaaatgttttaaaatttctGCCCGGCACAGAGAAATTGTGATGTTGTCTAGCGACAAATCCTGGGTCACACCGATATAAATGCGACTGTGCCatgaaaaacaatatataatGCCTAGTATTTGTATAGAAGAGTTAGAATATCTACAGAAGTCACATTAGTAGTTGTATTAGGATATTTATGAACCATATACAGTGCTTCTACCCTGAACAGGACTTGCATAACAGACACTGTGTTCAGCCACCCTTTAAGACTCCCTGAACCATGCATACCAACCATCAGGTGCTGGTACACTGAAAGATGAGCctgaaaatatataataatatgaatatatgtATCCCTTTGCCAGAGATGGTAGCAACCCAGGAGCAGATGAACTTGGCCCAACTTCCTTTGGAGCAGAGGGACTACTGTGCCCATTACCTCCTGAAACTCATGAAGTGCAAGAGGGACAACTGGCCCAACTTCCTTGCCTGCAAGCATGAGAAACATGACTGGGACTACTGCGAACACCAGGAGTAAGTGTTTATGGTCAAGTTATAGTTGATAGATTTGAGTTTAGTCAGACTTTTGTGGGATTGACTCTTCATATTCAGTGATGTTCTTAATTGGTTTCATTTGAAAACCATTTGTTATGTGTAGAGGGACAGCTCAGGGGTAAGCTTCCTGCACTCAGCCGATTCATGGTGGGTTTACCAGTAAAACCATTGATACTGGATGATGTACAATACTGTTAGACTGTCAGATATATACATAGGTCCAAGCCGTatgttatttatcattttattattttataaggACCTCAGCATGAGAATATTTGACTTAGTGGGTGGTGCCCTGGATACATGGGCCATGCATTTACACAGTTTGGACAATCAGATGAAGCCCCAGCTAGCTGTAAGCTGCCCTCACAGCACAGTACAATTTTTACAGAAAAAGCCTGTTTGAAATAATTTCTCTTCGCTATTGAGTGTTTGGGGTCTGTGTTAGCAGAGCACTGGAGCTTTCAGCTGTACCATACAAACTTCATCAGCAGATAAAAGTTGCTTAGTTGTGGTGGAATTGTAGAtgttcaaatttccatttttctaaacattttaaGGACTTCTCatacatgttgtttttaaaagagcTGCAAGATTGTGAAACCAAGTTAAGAATTTTCCCTTTTGAGGGTTAGGACTCCACAAAATCTCAACTGAGTTTCCAAATAACGGTGCATCTCAAAGATCAAATCACAGTCAACTTGTAAGGGCACTTGAGTATATTCATGATCTTTCGGAATAAACAACTGAACTACATCCCTGTCATAATGTGATACTTTACATCCGCCTCACCATTAGCAACCcacactgtttttctgtcttcagctaTGTGATGCGTATGAAGgagtatgagagagagaggaggctccagctgaggaagaagagaatCGAGGCTAAGGCTGAAGCTGCATGATCAGTACATCCTTGCATACTTCCTCTCTGTATATATGTGCTATTGTTCACAATAAACAATACTGGTTAAGCTCTTCAATCCACTGTACAAATGTTTCTTACTCATGTCAAAGCATTCAGTGATCCTCTAAATGTCATCACCAAAATCATCTTTTGATGACTCTATTATCAGAAAATCTGAAATGACCACAAGTCTCCTACACCTTACCCTCGTTCAGAACACCAGTATTCCCCTACAGGTCTGACGGTCACAGCGCACCTGTTATACAAAACAGAacccattttgtttttttgtttgtttttttttttttaataaattacttCAGACATCAACAAAATTAAATGCTGTCACGGTTTCCAATATAGATTAATGGATATCAAAACTgaacagttttatgttttattgaatGTCACCAGATGCAGATTCAGCCCCGAAGCAACAGTATTAG
This genomic window contains:
- the ndufb7 gene encoding NADH dehydrogenase [ubiquinone] 1 beta subcomplex subunit 7, with the protein product MGAHLVRRYVTETDTEPDPARKFEFDPQFGFPERSEREMVATQEQMNLAQLPLEQRDYCAHYLLKLMKCKRDNWPNFLACKHEKHDWDYCEHQDYVMRMKEYERERRLQLRKKRIEAKAEAA